Within Fibrobacter sp. UWB13, the genomic segment ACCTTGCGAACCTTTTCGAGGTTCTTGCTGGACGGTTCCGGAGCGATACCGCCGAACAAAGAATCATCTTCGTTGCGGAGCGTGATGAGGCATTCCGGATTGTCGAGGAGAGCTGCCGGACGGCGGCGGGTAGAACCGTGAACGTGGTCGCACACGAGCGTGAGGCGGCCCTTCTTGATGAATTCCTTGATGCGGTCGAACTTGATCGTGCCCTGCTTGACGAGGAATTCCTTGTAAATCTTAAGGGAGTCGATAATTTCCCAGTCAACCTTGGAGACCGGTTCGAACTTCCAGGTAGCCATCATTTCGTTAGAAAGCTTGGTGATGACGTTCGTGATTTCCGGACCTGCAGGACCGCCGTCTGCCGGGTTGAACTTGATGCCGTTGTAGTGGCTCGGGTTGTGGCTCGGAGTCATGTTGATGGAGCAGGCAGCACCGAGCATTTCGATGGCAGCGGAGAATTCCGGAGTCGGCATTTCGCCACCGTAGTAGACCTTCACGCCAGCCTTTGCAAACTGGTCTGCGACAGCTTCGCAGAATTCGTGACCGAGCAAGCGGTTGTCATGGCCAACGACCACGCCCTTCTTCTGGAGTTCAGCAAAATCCTTGACACCCAGAGCAGCGAAGAGTTCCGGAGTTGCTTCCTTGTACAAACGCACAATAGCAGCACCGACAACCTGCAAGTTGCGGAGCGTGAATTCAGAACCGATTTCACCGCGCCAGCCGGAGGTACCAAAGCTGACCTTTGCCGGTTCCTGGGAGGTCAATGCGACCTGCTTCACGGTTTCAACCAGGTTCATATCGGTAGCCGGGTTGAATTCGGGGGACTGAATCTTTTTCCAAATCTGGGTAATGTTTTCCATAGCGGTTCCTTTGTAGTTTTAACGCGCAAAATTTAGAAAAAATCCAGTAGGACGTAGGAAGTAGATAGTAGGAAGAATCGCCCAAAATAAGGGATTACAATCTACGTAAAAAAGGCTCACATTCGTGAGCCTTGGCTAAATTCATTTTTATTTCTGTTCAAGGGTCGCCTTGATTTGAAGAATTTCTGATTCAAGAAGCCCCGTAAACTCGACGATTTCAGCTAAGGGCTTGTTTTTCAACAACATCCTCGTTGCCATCTCACGAGCCTTGTCTTGCGCACCCTCATACCTGAGGACAGCCTCATCATAATCTTTCATCCATGAATTTGACATAGTTCTAGGACTAAAATTACTCAT encodes:
- a CDS encoding phosphomannomutase — translated: MENITQIWKKIQSPEFNPATDMNLVETVKQVALTSQEPAKVSFGTSGWRGEIGSEFTLRNLQVVGAAIVRLYKEATPELFAALGVKDFAELQKKGVVVGHDNRLLGHEFCEAVADQFAKAGVKVYYGGEMPTPEFSAAIEMLGAACSINMTPSHNPSHYNGIKFNPADGGPAGPEITNVITKLSNEMMATWKFEPVSKVDWEIIDSLKIYKEFLVKQGTIKFDRIKEFIKKGRLTLVCDHVHGSTRRRPAALLDNPECLITLRNEDDSLFGGIAPEPSSKNLEKVRKVLDESKSWFRLGAIFDPDGDRIRFYDGTREIDMNQFGAIAFHYMATWRKEQGCVAKSVATSNFVNIIAEKLGVPVMETPVGFKNFRPWLSRNAKQKALVAFEESDGISGLNNTLEKDAQFGLLIALEILATTGKNLGEYLDALYEEYGRFYPTRSGFEVDKSLVGAPLKAKVDAIADIAKPGAKVMVGANEKTVKQLLTLDGVKVIFDDDSWMLVRPSGTEPKVRIYTECRNPDEKDPMFEAAKALFFKN